gaccatcggagtctccaccatctattcaagtagaaggacttaatttgcagcagcggatatggttagagttgcttaaagactatgatatcactatattatatcaTCCGGGAGAGGCCAATATGATGGACGATACATTGAATAGGAAGgcaaagagtatgggtagtttggcatatttaccggtagtgaagaagccactagccatggatgttcaagcctcggccaatcagtttgtgagattcgatgtttcggagcctagtcaggtTCTTGCTTGCGTTGTGGCTGAATCATcgttgttggagcgtatcaagtCTCACTAGTTTCATGATTCTCACTTGTTGGTATTGAAGGATAAGGTGCAGCGAAGTGGTGCTAAGGAAGTAGTGATTGGTGATGATAGTGTTATGCGGATTCGAGGCCGGATTTGTGTTCTAAATGTTGATGGGttaagagatttgatccttgaggaggctcatagctcgtgctattccattcacccttgtgtcatgaagatgtatcgtgatttgaaatAATACTATTTGTGGcggagatgaagaaagatattgttgcttatgtctctcggtgtttgaattgtcaacaggtgaagtatgaataTCAGAAATTGGGAGGGTTGattcagagattggagataccggagtggaagtgggagcgtattaccatggattttgttgtcggGCTCCCACGGTCGTTGAAGAAGTATGACGTAGTTTGGgctattgtggatcggttgactaagtccgcacacttcatttcgGTGGTGACTTTATATTATGTagagcggttggctcagatttacattcggGAGATTATCCGCTTATATGGCATGCCTATTTCCTTTATTTCTGAccgaggcacgcagttcacatcacagttttggagagcagtgcagtgagagttgggcacacggtttgagttgagtacaacattccatcctcagacggacgggcagtctgagcccaccatttagatattggaggatatgttatgtacctgtgttatggattttagagggtcatgggatcagttccttccattagcagagtttgcctacaacaactttCAGTCGAGTATCCAGGTGGCTtcttatgaggccttgtatgggaggaaATATCATTCTCCGGTTGGTTGTTTTGAACccggggaggctaggttgttgggcactcaTTTGGTCCGTGATGCTATGGAGAAGGTCAAGGTGATCCAGAAACGGCTTCGTATGGTGCGGTCTAAACAAAAGAATTAtgttgataggaaggttcgtgatgttgcatatatggtgggtgagaagattttgctcagagtttcgcccatgaaaagtgtgatgaggttcgggaataagggcaagttaagccttcggtttattggcccttttgaggttcTTGAGAGGATATGAGAGGTGgtctacaagcttgcattgccacctagtctatcgtgTGTTCACCTAGTATTTTATgcttctatgctccgaaagtattatggtgatccctcacatgttttggacttcagcacggttcagttagatgggaaTTTgtcttatgatgtggagccggtggccattttggattggcaggttcaaaagttgagataaaagaatattgcatcagtgaaggttcGTGAAGAGGCCacccagtcgaggaggctacttgggagaccgagtgggagatgcggagctattatccacacctatttgaggctccaggtctGATTCTAGACcaattcgaggacgaacgcttgattaagagggggagaatgtaacgacccggccggtcgttttgtgtatggtAGCCTCGTTACCCTAGTTATTGCTTCTtctgtggttatgtgacttgctaggGTAGTTGAATTGGTTTCAGggaggtttcagagtgaattaggacacttagtctcaaggttgaaggCTTGAGTTGAAagaggtttcagagtgaattaggacacttagtcccaaggttgaaggcttgagttgaaagagttaactaGAGTTTGAATTTTAtatagacgactctggaatgaagttttgatggttccgatagcttcgtatggtgattttgaacttaggcgtaaGTCTGGATATTGATTCGGAGGTCCGCAGGTTGGGTTTAAGGCTTTTTGGCtaaagttgaaagtttggaaggttgTGAGGTTTAagtgagagttgactttgttgataccgggtttggattttggtttcgggagttggaataagtccgttggatcatttgggactagtgtgcaaaacttgaggtcattcggagttgatttaatATGGTTCAACAtcagttttagaagttggaagtttattatttatattaggcttgaattggggtgtgatttatgattttatgttgcttgatgtgatttgaggcttcaagtaAGTTCATAtcatgtattaggacttgttagtatgtttggatgGAGTCCCGGGGCATCAGGTGCGATTCAGATGATGTGTGGACCATGTTTGGATTTAGTAGTAATGCTGAAGAATTTCAAGTTttggtgcaaccgcacctgcgaggattttgtcTCAAGTGCGGAATATGCTGGGGCTCGAAAAATGCCCAGGTGCGAATTTTGTTCCGCATCTGCtagctcgcagatgcgggaagTGGAGCGCATAAGTGAAGTGGATTGTGGTCTTGT
The DNA window shown above is from Nicotiana tomentosiformis chromosome 8, ASM39032v3, whole genome shotgun sequence and carries:
- the LOC138897613 gene encoding uncharacterized protein, with the translated sequence MDDTLNRKAKSMGSLAYLPVVKKPLAMDVQASANQFVRFDVSEPSQDKVQRSGAKEVVIGDDSVMRIRGRICVLNVDGLRDLILEEAHSSCYSIHPCVKYEYQKLGGLIQRLEIPEWKWERITMDFVVGLPRSLKKGSWDQFLPLAEFAYNNFQSSIQVASYEALYGRKYHSPVGCFEPGEARLLGTHLVRDAMEKVKVIQKRLRMVRSKQKNYVDRKVRDVAYMVGEKILLRVSPMKSVMRFGNKGKLSLRFIGPFEVLERI